The genomic window GGAAATCCATGTTGATGGTCGTGATGCCTTCCAGTGGAAAGCCCATATTGCGCGCCACGCTGACGGCTTTCAGAAAGACTTCCGGCAGGATCACCGCCGATCCCAGATTGATGAACACGCCTTCTTTCAAGGTGGTGACCAGGCGGCAGAAGAGCTTGAAGTCCAGGTGGCTCAAAGCGCCCGTGGCCGCCCCGTCCATGGCCGGGTGCATATGGATGATGTCCGTTCCCACCGCCACGTGCACGGTTACGGGGATACCGCGTCGGGCCGCCGCGGCCAGTACGCTCAGCCGTGCGTAGGGGACGTTTTCCTCGATAAGCCGGAGCCCCACCGCTTTTCCCAGACCGACAGAGCCTTTCCGGTATGCCGATGCGACGGCGCCGTGGATGAATTCAGCCGTTTCACGGGCGGTTCCGAAGGTTCCTCCGTCCAGGTGCGCGGCGACGTCTTCGGAGGTCTTGCCGGCCAAAGCCACTTCGACGTCATGGATGATGCCGGCGCCGTTCAGGGCCAGGCCCGACAGCAATCCGCGCTCGATTGCGTCCACCAGGATGGGGTTCAACCCCACCTTGATGGGATGGGCGCCCATGCCCAGGATCACCGTACGTCCCGCCTCGACCGCCGTGGCGAAGGCGGCCGCGGCCAGCCTGAGCTGCTCGGATGCAAGGATGCGCGGCAGCTTGTCCAGGAAGGCGGCAAACGATTCACCGGGTATCCAGGCCCTGCCGAAATCATCAAATGCGACCTTGCTCGGTCGATCTTTGAGGCTGCCCGTCTTCAGCCCTTCGAAGTCCAGCGGCTTCCAGTCGGAAGAACGTGCCGTCATGGGTTGCTCTCCGTGCCCCGCCCGAACAGCATTTCCTCCACGAGTCCGCAAAGGATGTGGCCCGCGGTGATGTGGCATTCCTGAATACGGGCCGTGAGAGCGGCCGGAACGTGGAGCGCCAGATCGCAATGGGGGTCCATGTCGGATCGGGCCCGTCCGCAAAACCCGATGGTCCGGACGCGGTGCTCGCGCGCCCAACGCAGAGCTGCAACCACATTGGGGGAGCGGCCGCTCGTGCTGATCCCGAACGCGACGTCGCCAGGTTGAGCCAGAGCCTGGAGCTGCCTGGCAAAAATGTCGTCGAACCGGAAGTCGTTTCCGATGCTCGTCATGACCGAAGAATCCACGGTCAGAGCGAGGGCCGGAAGCGGCGGGCGCTCCAGCTGAAACCGGTTGACGAACTCGGCGGCCAGGTGCTGGGCGTCGGCGGCGCTGCCCCCGTTTCCGAAGATGAACAGGCGGCGGTTTTCCCGAAAAGCTCCGGCCAGCAGCGCGGCCATGTCCACGAGGAGTTCCGTGCCCTCCCGACAGAGGTTCCGCTTGGCTTCGATGGATTCGAGGAAAGCCCGCTCCGCAATGGCTTTCATGCGCTCGCGCATGTCTGTGTTCATGCCGTTATTCCTTGACGGGCGTGAGCATCTCGCGACATTCCCGGATGTCCCGGTTCAGAATCTCGCGAAACACCCGATAGATCGGCCCCGGCTTTCCTTCTCCCACCTGCCGTCCGTCGAAGTCGACGACGGACAATACGTCGAAGGTGGTGCCGAACATGATGATTTCCGCCGCCTCGTGGGCTTGTTCGACGGTGATGTCGGCTTCCCTCACGTCGCTCAACTCGCCCGAGGCAACCATCGGCTGGGCCAGCTCCATCACGCGCGTGATGGTGGTGCCCCTGAGGACGCGGTGAAACCGCGGCACCAGGAATTCCCGTTTCTTCGTGATGATTCCGATGTTCTCCGTCGGCCCTTCCCCCAGGAAACCGCGATCGTCGATGGAGACGGCAAAATCCGCGCCGGCGTCTTCGGATTCCTTTTTCATGAGAGCGTTGGGCAAGTAGTTGCAGCTCTTTATGTTTGCCAGGTACTCCTGCTTGATCGGGACATTGCTTGAGATGAGCTTTACCCCCTCAAGGTATTTTTCCTCGGGTGGAAGGTTGAGCCTGGAGACGATCACGTAGACCTGCCTGGCCGGACATTCGTAAGGATTGGCCGACAGACCGCCGGGACCTCTGGACACGAGCAGTTTGACCAGGCTATCCGGTTCACTGGCCGCAGCAATCGTACACAGCACGATCTCCTCCAGTTGAATCCTGCTCATCGGCAGGTCCAGCATCGATGCCTTGGCGGACCGCTCCAGCCTTGCCAGGTGACGATGGAGACCGTACACTTTCCAGTTCACGCATTTGAATGCCTCGAATATCCCGTCTCCCCTGTGTACCATGTGATCGTCCACGGGGACCATCATCAATGCCGGATCGGTGATGATCCCACCATACCAACTCGAATACATCGCCAGATAGTCCTTGTGAAACGGCTCTTTGAGCAACAACAGACGATCGATCACCTCATCGAAACTCAGTCTTCGAATTGACATGGTCGCTCCAAGATCGGTTCCTGCGGTGAACCTGGAAAAGGGTTGCAGCCTGCGCCACGGACGCACCTCGGAAAAGCCCCCTCCTGCCCGTCGCGGCATCCGCTGCCGGCCGTCTTTTCGAGTGTTTCGTGCAACTATGGCTTGTCCAATCTCGACCAAGGGTCTACACTCTTCAAGAACCCCGGAGGGCGGCGCTGTCAAACATAATAGAGAGGGTCCGCTTCTGCAAGGGAAAAGGATTCCAGGGAAAAGGATTCCAGAGGCGAATCATGAACGACACCTTCCCCCCCAGAATCGAATCCATGGTGTTCGATTTTGACGGCACCCTCGCTGAGTTGCGGCTCAATTTCGGTGAAATGAAGAGCCGGATCGGTGAATTGGCACGGGAATACGTCCGGACGGCCCCGCCGGACACTCGGATTCCCGTCCTCGAATGGATCGAAACGCTTGCCGAGGACCTCGCCTCGAGGGATCGCGACTCGGCGGACGTGCTCAGGCGGAGGTGCCTCGCACTCATCGAGGAGATGGAGCTCGAGGCTGCCCGCGGAGGATGCCTATTCGATTTCACGCGCGGGGTTCTCGGTACCCTGCGGATGAAGCGCATCCGCGTGGCCGTGATCACGAGAAACTGCGAAAAAGCGGTGCGCATGGTGTTTCCCGACCTCGAGGAGCACTGCTCGGCTCTTCTGGCCCGCGAACACGTTCCGCGGGTGAAGCCCGATCCCGACCATCTGCTGCGTGCCCTCCGCAGAATCGGTGGAGCCGCCGGGACCGCGCTCATGATCGGTGACCATCCTCTGGATATCCAGACCGGCCACAGAGCCGGGGTCCTTACGGCGGGCGTGTCCAGCGGCCACACCACACGGGAGGAGTTGATGCGCAGCGGCGCCCGCTGGACGGCTCCGGACTGCCGGGAGCTCATGGCGGTCCTCGAAGGGCAGGGACTGATCTGAGCGCGCATCGGGATGGATGGGGTCACCGCCGACGGCATCGTGTTCTCCGGCTCGGCATTCCCGTGTGCATGCGATCTTGGCGATTCCTGCGCCTGAAAGATGTCGGAATATGGAAATTCGAATTCTCCAAGAGGGGATCGTCGCTCCCAAAGCTCTTTTGAGTTTCTCGGGCTGGCCGGACGCGGGCAAAACGGTCGAGCTCGCCTTTGTCGAGCTCCGCCGGTCGCTCGCACACGAACCGGCCGCCGTCTGCGACATGGACGGGTGCTGGTCCACCCAGACCATGCGGCCGCAGGTCAGCATTCGTCACGGTCAAATCAAACAGCTCGATTGGCCTTCCTACACCCTCTCCGTGTGCAGCGTGCCTTCCGCCCCCGCGTTGGTGCTGGGTTTCGGCCCCGAACCCTCCGGCAACTGGAGGACATTCAG from Syntrophobacter fumaroxidans MPOB includes these protein-coding regions:
- a CDS encoding D-sedoheptulose-7-phosphate isomerase; the protein is MNTDMRERMKAIAERAFLESIEAKRNLCREGTELLVDMAALLAGAFRENRRLFIFGNGGSAADAQHLAAEFVNRFQLERPPLPALALTVDSSVMTSIGNDFRFDDIFARQLQALAQPGDVAFGISTSGRSPNVVAALRWAREHRVRTIGFCGRARSDMDPHCDLALHVPAALTARIQECHITAGHILCGLVEEMLFGRGTESNP
- a CDS encoding aminotransferase class IV codes for the protein MSIRRLSFDEVIDRLLLLKEPFHKDYLAMYSSWYGGIITDPALMMVPVDDHMVHRGDGIFEAFKCVNWKVYGLHRHLARLERSAKASMLDLPMSRIQLEEIVLCTIAAASEPDSLVKLLVSRGPGGLSANPYECPARQVYVIVSRLNLPPEEKYLEGVKLISSNVPIKQEYLANIKSCNYLPNALMKKESEDAGADFAVSIDDRGFLGEGPTENIGIITKKREFLVPRFHRVLRGTTITRVMELAQPMVASGELSDVREADITVEQAHEAAEIIMFGTTFDVLSVVDFDGRQVGEGKPGPIYRVFREILNRDIRECREMLTPVKE
- a CDS encoding HAD family hydrolase; the encoded protein is MNDTFPPRIESMVFDFDGTLAELRLNFGEMKSRIGELAREYVRTAPPDTRIPVLEWIETLAEDLASRDRDSADVLRRRCLALIEEMELEAARGGCLFDFTRGVLGTLRMKRIRVAVITRNCEKAVRMVFPDLEEHCSALLAREHVPRVKPDPDHLLRALRRIGGAAGTALMIGDHPLDIQTGHRAGVLTAGVSSGHTTREELMRSGARWTAPDCRELMAVLEGQGLI